CCGGTCCCGGAGGAGCAGCCCGGACCTCGGGGAGGGAAGCCCGAACCGTCCGGCGTCGACCTCGCGCGCGTGGCGCTCAGGGCGGCGCGGGAGGCGGCACGCGCGCGTGGGGACGCGGCGCAGCAGAAGAAGCAGGCGCGGCGCGGCGGTCTGCGGTCCGGGGCGCGGGCCGACGGGCGGGACCCGATGGCGCTGGGGTCGGCGATCAACCGGCTGATCACCGAGCGCGGCTGGGAGACGCCGGCCGCGGTGGGCGGCGTGATGGGCCGCTGGCCGCAGATCGTCGGCGAGGACGTGGCCAAGCACTGTGTGCCGGAGCGGTACGACGAGGACGAGCGGGTGCTGGTGGTGCGCTGCGACTCGACGGCCTGGGCGACGAACCTGCGGCTGCTGGCGCCGACCCTGGTGGCCCGGCTCAACGAGGACCTGGGGCACGGCTCGGTCCGGATGATCAAGGTGCTGGGGCCCGGCGGTTCGGGGGGCCCCGGGCGCCGTTACGGCCCGTTGCGCGCGCCCGGCAGCCAGGGTCCGGGTGACACCTACGGGTGAGGGCGGGCGCTTCACGGGTGACGGGCGGGCACTCTGGCGCCCTGTCACACATGGGTGATGTACCTCACAAATTTGGGCGTCGATGATCGGTGTGAACCGCCGGCGACCGCTGAGGCGTACCCCTGTGGCAGGTCGTGAATCACGATCTGACTCCCAAGTAGCCAAGGGTTGACGCCTCGAAGCGCTGAGTGCCGTTGTGAGCCTCTTGAGGCCCCCTTCCGCATATCGGGAGTCGGGCGAGGCTGGTTCAGGGCGGCACATGCGGACTCAGGTACCGGCAAACCCCCA
The Streptomyces sp. NBC_01723 genome window above contains:
- a CDS encoding DUF721 domain-containing protein, with amino-acid sequence MSTGEPVPEEQPGPRGGKPEPSGVDLARVALRAAREAARARGDAAQQKKQARRGGLRSGARADGRDPMALGSAINRLITERGWETPAAVGGVMGRWPQIVGEDVAKHCVPERYDEDERVLVVRCDSTAWATNLRLLAPTLVARLNEDLGHGSVRMIKVLGPGGSGGPGRRYGPLRAPGSQGPGDTYG